In Cydia amplana chromosome 2, ilCydAmpl1.1, whole genome shotgun sequence, the following proteins share a genomic window:
- the LOC134660311 gene encoding uncharacterized protein LOC134660311 isoform X19 — MKAFVFTLSLLGLASVVYPRGMPTLYRLQPTPDVKPLPPQPDVLPLPPSPDVYPLPPNPDVYPLPPNPDVYPLPPNPDVYPLPPNPDVYPLPPNPDVRPLPPNPYVIPLPPNPYVIPLPPNPDVRPLPPNPHVIPLPPNPYVIPLPPNPDVRPLPPNPYVIPLPPNPYVIPLPPNPDVRPLPPNPHVIPLPPNPYVIPLPPNPDVRPLPPYPYVNPLPPNPDVRPLPPNPDVIPLPPNPDVYPLPPVPYVIPLPPKPKPTPIVY, encoded by the exons TATCGCTGCTCGGGCTGGCGTCCGTGGTGTATCCACGGGGAATGCCAACACTCTACCGGCTACAGCCGACGCCGGACGTGAAACCGTTGCCACCGCAACCAGACGTTCTTCCGTTGCCGCCTTCGCCTGACGTGTACCCACTGCCCCCTAATCCCGATGTATACCCACTGCCTCCTAATCCTGACGTGTACCCGTTGCCTCCTAATCCTGACGTTTACCCGTTGCCTCCTAATCCTGATGTATACCCATTAC CCCCAAACCCAGACGTTCGTCCCTTACCTCCAAACCCATACGTCATCCCCTTACCTCCAAACCCATACGTCATCCCCTTACCTCCAAACCCAGACGTACGTCCCTTGCCCCCTAACCCACACGTCATCCCCTTACCTCCAAACCCATACGTCATCCCCTTACCTCCAAACCCAGACGTTCGCCCCTTACCTCCAAACCCATACGTCATCCCCTTACCTCCAAACCCATACGTCATCCCCTTACCTCCAAACCCAGACGTACGACCCTTGCCCCCTAACCCACACGTCATCCCATTACCTCCAAACCCATACGTCATCCCCTTACCTCCAAACCCAGACGTTCGTCCCTTACCTCCGTACCCATACGTCAACCCCTTACCTCCAAACCCAGACGTACGTCCCTTACCCCCTAACCCAGACGTCATCCCCTTACCTCCAAACCCAGATGTTTACCCACTGCCTCCAGTCCCTTATGTGATTCCGTTGCCTCCAAAACCTAAACCAACTCCAATTGTATACTAA
- the LOC134660311 gene encoding uncharacterized protein LOC134660311 isoform X23, with amino-acid sequence MKAFVFTLSLLGLASVVYPRGMPTLYRLQPTPDVKPLPPQPDVLPLPPSPDVYPLPPNPDVYPLPPNPDVYPLPPNPDVYPLPPNPDVYPLPPNPYVIPLPPNPYVIPLPPNPDVRPLPPNPHVIPLPPNPYVIPLPPNPDVRPLPPNPYVIPLPPNPYVIPLPPNPDVRPLPPNPHVIPLPPNPYVIPLPPNPDVRPLPPYPYVNPLPPNPDVRPLPPNPDVIPLPPNPDVYPLPPVPYVIPLPPKPKPTPIVY; translated from the exons TATCGCTGCTCGGGCTGGCGTCCGTGGTGTATCCACGGGGAATGCCAACACTCTACCGGCTACAGCCGACGCCGGACGTGAAACCGTTGCCACCGCAACCAGACGTTCTTCCGTTGCCGCCTTCGCCTGACGTGTACCCACTGCCCCCTAATCCCGATGTATACCCACTGCCTCCTAATCCTGACGTGTACCCGTTGCCTCCTAATCCTGACGTTTACCCGTTGCCTCCTAATCCTGATGTATACCCATTAC CTCCAAACCCATACGTCATCCCCTTACCTCCAAACCCATACGTCATCCCCTTACCTCCAAACCCAGACGTACGTCCCTTGCCCCCTAACCCACACGTCATCCCCTTACCTCCAAACCCATACGTCATCCCCTTACCTCCAAACCCAGACGTTCGCCCCTTACCTCCAAACCCATACGTCATCCCCTTACCTCCAAACCCATACGTCATCCCCTTACCTCCAAACCCAGACGTACGACCCTTGCCCCCTAACCCACACGTCATCCCATTACCTCCAAACCCATACGTCATCCCCTTACCTCCAAACCCAGACGTTCGTCCCTTACCTCCGTACCCATACGTCAACCCCTTACCTCCAAACCCAGACGTACGTCCCTTACCCCCTAACCCAGACGTCATCCCCTTACCTCCAAACCCAGATGTTTACCCACTGCCTCCAGTCCCTTATGTGATTCCGTTGCCTCCAAAACCTAAACCAACTCCAATTGTATACTAA
- the LOC134660311 gene encoding uncharacterized protein LOC134660311 isoform X4, whose translation MKAFVFTLSLLGLASVVYPRGMPTLYRLQPTPDVKPLPPQPDVLPLPPSPDVYPLPPNPDVYPLPPNPDVYPLPPNPDVYPLPPNPDVYPLPPNPYVIPLPPNPDVRPLPPNPYVIPLPPNPDVRHLPPNPYVIPLPPNPYVIPLPPNPYVIPLPPNPDVRPLPPNPHVIPLPPNPYVIPLPPNPDVRPLPPNPYVIPLPPNPYVIPLPPNPDVRPLPPNPHVIPLPPNPYVIPLPPNPDVRPLPPYPYVNPLPPNPDVRPLPPNPDVIPLPPNPDVYPLPPVPYVIPLPPKPKPTPIVY comes from the exons TATCGCTGCTCGGGCTGGCGTCCGTGGTGTATCCACGGGGAATGCCAACACTCTACCGGCTACAGCCGACGCCGGACGTGAAACCGTTGCCACCGCAACCAGACGTTCTTCCGTTGCCGCCTTCGCCTGACGTGTACCCACTGCCCCCTAATCCCGATGTATACCCACTGCCTCCTAATCCTGACGTGTACCCGTTGCCTCCTAATCCTGACGTTTACCCGTTGCCTCCTAATCCTGATGTATACCCATTAC CTCCAAACCCATACGTCATCCCCTTACCTCCAAACCCAGACGTTCGTCCCTTACCCCCTAACCCATACGTCATCCCCTTACCCCCAAACCCAGACGTTCGTCACTTACCTCCAAACCCATACGTCATCCCCTTAC CTCCAAACCCATACGTCATCCCCTTACCTCCAAACCCATACGTCATCCCCTTACCTCCAAACCCAGACGTACGTCCCTTGCCCCCTAACCCACACGTCATCCCCTTACCTCCAAACCCATACGTCATCCCCTTACCTCCAAACCCAGACGTTCGCCCCTTACCTCCAAACCCATACGTCATCCCCTTACCTCCAAACCCATACGTCATCCCCTTACCTCCAAACCCAGACGTACGACCCTTGCCCCCTAACCCACACGTCATCCCATTACCTCCAAACCCATACGTCATCCCCTTACCTCCAAACCCAGACGTTCGTCCCTTACCTCCGTACCCATACGTCAACCCCTTACCTCCAAACCCAGACGTACGTCCCTTACCCCCTAACCCAGACGTCATCCCCTTACCTCCAAACCCAGATGTTTACCCACTGCCTCCAGTCCCTTATGTGATTCCGTTGCCTCCAAAACCTAAACCAACTCCAATTGTATACTAA
- the LOC134660311 gene encoding homeobox protein ESX1-like isoform X47, with translation MKAFVFTLSLLGLASVVYPRGMPTLYRLQPTPDVKPLPPQPDVLPLPPSPDVYPLPPNPDVYPLPPNPDVYPLPPNPDVYPLPPNPDVRPLPPNPDVIPLPPNPDVYPLPPVPYVIPLPPKPKPTPIVY, from the exons TATCGCTGCTCGGGCTGGCGTCCGTGGTGTATCCACGGGGAATGCCAACACTCTACCGGCTACAGCCGACGCCGGACGTGAAACCGTTGCCACCGCAACCAGACGTTCTTCCGTTGCCGCCTTCGCCTGACGTGTACCCACTGCCCCCTAATCCCGATGTATACCCACTGCCTCCTAATCCTGACGTGTACCCGTTGCCTCCTAATCCTGACGTTTACCCGTTGC CTCCAAACCCAGACGTACGTCCCTTACCCCCTAACCCAGACGTCATCCCCTTACCTCCAAACCCAGATGTTTACCCACTGCCTCCAGTCCCTTATGTGATTCCGTTGCCTCCAAAACCTAAACCAACTCCAATTGTATACTAA
- the LOC134660311 gene encoding uncharacterized protein LOC134660311 isoform X14: protein MKAFVFTLSLLGLASVVYPRGMPTLYRLQPTPDVKPLPPQPDVLPLPPSPDVYPLPPNPDVYPLPPNPDVYPLPPNPDVYPLPPNPDVYPLPPNPYVIPLPPNPDVRHLPPNPYVIPLPPNPDVIPLPPNPDVRPLPPNPDVRPLPPNPYVIPLPPNPYVIPLPPNPDVRPLPPNPHVIPLPPNPYVIPLPPNPDVRPLPPNPYVIPLPPNPYVIPLPPNPDVRPLPPNPHVIPLPPNPDVRPLPPNPDVIPLPPNPDVYPLPPVPYVIPLPPKPKPTPIVY, encoded by the exons TATCGCTGCTCGGGCTGGCGTCCGTGGTGTATCCACGGGGAATGCCAACACTCTACCGGCTACAGCCGACGCCGGACGTGAAACCGTTGCCACCGCAACCAGACGTTCTTCCGTTGCCGCCTTCGCCTGACGTGTACCCACTGCCCCCTAATCCCGATGTATACCCACTGCCTCCTAATCCTGACGTGTACCCGTTGCCTCCTAATCCTGACGTTTACCCGTTGCCTCCTAATCCTGATGTATACCCATTAC CCCCTAACCCATACGTCATCCCCTTACCCCCAAACCCAGACGTTCGTCACTTACCTCCAAACCCATACGTCATCCCCTTACCTCCAAACCCAGACGTCATTCCCTTACCCCCAAACCCAGACGTTCGTCCCTTACCCCCAAACCCAGACGTTCGTCCCTTACCTCCAAACCCATACGTCATCCCCTTACCTCCAAACCCATACGTCATCCCCTTACCTCCAAACCCAGACGTACGTCCCTTGCCCCCTAACCCACACGTCATCCCCTTACCTCCAAACCCATACGTCATCCCCTTACCTCCAAACCCAGACGTTCGCCCCTTACCTCCAAACCCATACGTCATCCCCTTACCTCCAAACCCATACGTCATCCCCTTACCTCCAAACCCAGACGTACGACCCTTGCCCCCTAACCCACACGTCATCCCATTAC CTCCAAACCCAGACGTACGTCCCTTACCCCCTAACCCAGACGTCATCCCCTTACCTCCAAACCCAGATGTTTACCCACTGCCTCCAGTCCCTTATGTGATTCCGTTGCCTCCAAAACCTAAACCAACTCCAATTGTATACTAA